AGTTTTACTGATAAAGCCCATCAAACCAGTGCTAAATATGACGCCGCCGTAAGTGAGTTTGATGCCGTGGGCCTGATGCCCTTGTACGAAACCTTTTGCCCTGCACCGTTTGTGGCAGAAAGTAAACTCCGGCTGGCTTTACAGTTGGTAGAGATCGTTCCGATCAAACACAACGGTACATTCCTCATCATTGGTTCGGTAGAGCATGTGGTACTACCCAAAATGCAATTGCAAAAAGATGGCTCAATCGATTTGGAAGAGCTCTCGCTGGTAGCCAGTGCCGGGCTCGATACCTATTTTAGTATCCATCAGCTGGCCCGCTTTCGCTATGCCAAACCTGATGCCGATGTGCAGGAAATTCTTCCTGCAATGGAAGGATAAGCAAATGCGGGCAATGGCATCAAGCCGCCACTGTCCGCAGTATTTTTTTAACCACCCCAACCAACGGCAGGGGCTGGTAAAACGGCCATTCAAAAGAGGCCAATCCACTATGCAATGGCAGCAATTGCCAGGCATGTTGCTGTTGTCCCAATCTTCTTAGCAATAACTTCCCATCCAGCTCCAACAACAAAATAGCACCGGGTACTGGCAATGCTTTCCGGTCAATAAGTAGTTCATCGCCGGGCAAAAATCCTGCTGCAGCAAGGCGGCTACTATGCACCATAAAATGATGATTGTCAAACAGTTCATCTTTCTGCCTCATTTCACCAATCAAGTTTCTGGCCTGTATTTTTTCTTGCACCATAAAATTATTTTGCTCAAAGCTAAATCTTTTAGTATTTTAGTGCTAAATATTGTGGATAACAATTCTGAAAGCCTACAACTGAGCAACGATGGAAAAACAGACACTTACCCCTTGGGACAATTGGATGCGCTACAAGCTGGTAGCACAGCCCGATGCCGATGCACTGCAGGCCTTGGAACAAAGCCGCCAATCTTTTAGAGCCGCCTACCCCAATGAGGCTGTTTACCCCGATCCCGAAATCTCTTTTTTCGAGCAGCGGCTACCCGAATCGGCCGAGCCACTGCTCTGCCAGTGGCTGCAGCAATTGTGCAAAAACGAAACCGCATTTCCTGTGGTCATCAACAATGTGTCGGGCAAGCCGCCCCACCTGGTGTATGCCCGGGTACAGAGCACCGGCGCCCATGCACAGTTTGTAAAAAAACTCAAAGCCTTGTTGCAGCAGCTGGCAGGTTTTACGTCAGCCGGTATCAGTCATCAGCAAATCAGCTTGCTGCCACTCGTATCCGAACTGCCGGGCATGTTGTTTCACAAAGCCATGCAGGAATTTTCGACTACCGAACTGGCTGCACAAACTACTGTGCAGCATTTGCAACTCATGAAGCGCCTGCCCGATGGCAGCTGGCAGTTGGTGCAGCGCTTTGCATTGCTGCAATGCAGCAGCGCCGTTCCGGGTCTCCAACATTGGTTTTCACCCACCGCATTTGTTCATCCCAATTAGTTTGTTGCCGCCATGACCATGCATTTGTCAACCGCTCCTTTGCAGCCCATTACCGCTCTGGTGTACGATTACCAGCTCATCATTCGCCCCAACGAAAAAGTGCGGCGCCGCCTCGATGCTGCCCGTAGCAAAGCCCGGGAGCAAATGCTGCCTTTTGGCAACTGGCACCCCGGCAAAAACCACATTCCCGTAGCCAGTTTTTCGCAGCTGGCCTCGCTGGAAAGCCGCCTCACCAGCCGCCTCGAAACGCTGGCCAAGAGCCTGCCGCCCTTCCGGCTGCAGGTACAACATTTTGGTGCCATATTGCACCACACCATCTTTTTCCGCATTGCCGAAAATGCCGGCTTCAACCAACTGCTCCGGTTGCTACATGCCGAAAAAGCAGCACTGACCGTGTTCAATCAAGAGCCCCGCATCGCCAGCATGGCTAAAATCAATGTGGCGTACAAACTCACTGCCGTCGATTTTGAAAACGCCTGGCATGCCTTCAAATCCAAACGCTTTCAGGTAGATTTCATTGCCGACAACATGCTGCTTGCTGCGCAAACGCCCCGGCGAAACCAACTGGCAAATCCTCACCGCCCTCCATTTCGAAAACCTGCCCATCGACATTCAACAAGGGCAGCTGTTTTAATCAATAGGACGCGGATGGGCAGGATGAAAACGGATTTTTACGGATTCTCCCCATATAAACTCCGTGCTCTCTGTGTCCTTTGTGCGAAAACCATTAGCACATTTTCAAATTGGCATATTCTGTTAAACCTCCCCTTATGCACATGGAATGAGTAATTATTGCGCATCTCAGTCGTTACAGCAATTGAAAACACGGCTATTTTTACCATGATGGCATTGGCACAACACATTCAGTTTGAAAAAGAAAAGAACCTGAAAGCAGCGGGCGTAACCCTCGTTACCACGGCTGGACTTATTGCTTTGCTCTTTATTATCAACTGGTCCATTCCCTATCCGCCGCCACCCTTGCTCGATGAAGGTGTGGAAGTAAACCTCGGCAACAGCGAAACCGGCCTCGGCGACGTGCCGCCCATGATGCCCGGCGACCCCGCCCCCGAAGCGGCCGAGCAGGTAGCCAGCGTACCGCCCTCTACACCACCCGCACCCGAGCCGGTAACTTCCGAAGAAGAAGCCGATGCCAACGACGAAGTAGTGGTGCCCAAAAAAGCCACCGTTACCAGTCCCAAGCCCAAACCCGTGACCAACCAAACCGTGGCCAACAAGCCCGTGAACAATACGCCACCAGCCCCGCCACAACCCAAGCCCAAGGCCCAGATGGGTGCTTACAAAGGCGGCACCGGCACCGGTGGCAATGGTCAGGATGCATTTAACAACGTCCGCAACCAGGGCATCGCCGGCGGCACCGGCGATCAGGGCAAGCCCAACGGCAATATCAACAGCGATAACTATACCGGCAACGGCGGCACGGGCAAAAGCGGTGTTTCGATCAGCCGAGGCCTTACCGGCCGCAGCATCATGCGTACGCCCAGTTTCGAAGACGACTTCAACGAAAACGCCAAAATCGCCATCGATGTACGGGTAGACGAAACCGGCAAAGTCATCAGCGCCGTTTACCAAAGCCGCGGCAGCACCAGCAGTAGCCCTACCCTCAAGGCCATTGCCATCCGCAAAGCCAACCAAATCAAGTTCAGCGCCGGCGATGGCGAAAGCCTCGGTACCCTCATTTTCAATTTCCGATTGAAGAATTAATGCATTTCGGGCTCTCAGCCACTGTGCATACAGCAGCTGTAGTCCGGCGTGTTCCGGCTTCGGTGCTGCGTTGCACTCCGCACCCACGCCTGAAGCGTGGCCTACACCCGCCGCAGCCTCTCAGCTCATGTGCATGGCTCAACTGTGCCGCACAGGTCGGTGCATTTCGTTTTCTTTGCAGCCGCATTCATCTTCATGACTTACCAGGAAACCATCGACTATCTGTACGCCCGGTTGCCCATGTTTACCCGCATTGGCGCCGCCGCTTACAAAAAGGATTTACACAATACCATTGCCCTGCTCAATGCCATTGGCAATCCGCAGCAGCAATTCAAGAGCATTCATATCGCCGGCACCAACGGCAAGGGCAGCACCAGCCATATGCTGGCCGCCATTATGCAAACGCATGGCTACAAAACCGGCCTTTACACCTCACCTCACTTAGTTGATTTTCGGGAACGCATAAAGATTAACGGTGAATGGATTGATGCCAACTTCATTATTGACTTTACCGAGCAAATCAAACCCGTTATCGAAGCCATTGAGCCCAGCTTTTTTGAAGTAACCGTAGCACTGGCTTTTGCATGGTTTGCTCAGCAGAAGGTAGACATTGCCGTGATTGAAACAGGCCTCGGCGGTCGCCTCGACAGCACCAACATCATTACCCCCGAACTCAGCATCATTACCAATATTGGTTGGGACCACATGAACCTGCTGGGCAATACCCTGCCCGAGATAGCGGCAGAAAAAGCAGGCATCATCAAACCCGGCATACCCGCTGTAGTGGGCGAATACCTGCCCGAAACGAAAACCGTATTTGTGCAGCAAGCCAGCAACTGCAATAGCTCACTGGTTTTTGCAGCCGATGCTTTCAGTATTGCAAAGGTAGCATCAACACCGCAGGCACTTTCGGTATCGCTGCACAACAACGCAACAGATGAAACCATCTCACTGACCACCGACCTCGGCGGTTTGTATCAGCAGTACAACCTGCGGACGGTATACAGTAGTTGCCTCGCCCTGCAGCAAGCTGGTTGGCCGCTGCAATTACCGCTCATTCAAGAAGCCTTACAAGCCGTAAAACAACGCACCGGTTTGCATGGCCGTTGGGAAGTATTGCGTACATCGCCCCTGCTGGTGCTGGATGTAGCCCACAATGTAAACGGCATGCAGCAAGTGCTCCAACAGGTGCAATACTGGCAGCAACAATACAGCGGCATGCAGGTACACATTGTGATGGGTATGGTGCGGGATAAAGACATTGACCACGTACTTACATTACTACCCAAGGAATACCACTACTACTTTACACAAGCCCAGCTGCCCCGGGCCCTGCCCGCCCCCGATATGCAACAGCAGGCAGCGCAGCATCAATTGCACGGACCTGCATTTACGCAAGTAAACGACGCGATTGCCGCCGCCCTGCAAGCCGCCCAACCGCAAGATTTGGTACTGGTTTGTGGTAGTGTATTTGTTGTCGGCGAGGTAGACAGAAATCGTTGGGAAATGCTGTAGTTTTTAGTTGACGAGTTAACGGGTTAACGAGTTCCAAAGTTCGAATGTTCCAATGTTTGAATGAGGTTGTTTGGAGTTTGTTGTTTTTGGTTTGTAGTTCATCAGCTTCCTCATTCCTCATTCCTAATTCCCAATCCCTAATTCCTAATTCTTCCCACCAACCATCAACCATCAACCACCAACTAAATCTTCCCCAAGGCTTGCAGCCCGTAAAAAATGCTGCTCACATGCAGGGATTGGATGATCTCGTTGTTGCGCAGCAGCTGCAGCAATTCGTCTACCGTTACCAGTAGTACTTCCAGTTCTTCGTTTTCGTCGAGGGAGATGTTGTGGGTGGGCGTACAACCCGTGGCGAGGTAGCAAAACAGGCGGTTGTTTTGTGTAGCCGGATTGGTAGCCACAATACCCGTTTGAATAATTTCGGTACAGCTGTAGCCAGTTTCTTCCAGCAATTCGCGGCGGGCCGCTTCCAGCGGATTGGTTTCGTGGGCATCCATAATGCCGCCCGGTAGTTCGAGGCTGAAAGTGCCGAGTGCATAGCGGTATTGCCTCACCAAAATCACTTTGCCGTCGGTGGTAACGGGCAGCACATTTACCCAGTTGCTGTACTCCAGCACATAGTAAGGCTCCATGGTTTCGCCATTCCCCTTCCGCACTTGGTCGGCACGAAACTTAAACCATTTTTCTTCGTGGAGGTAGCGGCTGCTGATGTGTTGCCAGGGTTTCAAATTGCTCATGCCGCAAATATCGAGGATTGGCCGCACTGCCCCAACCCTTACCAGCCACGCTGCTCCCGCAACGTGGTAATGTGTGCCACATGATGGCGGCCATGCCAGGCATACATGCCCAGCAAATGCCAGAGCGTATGTTGCTGCTGCGTGGCCGAATGAACATAGGTTCTTTGCCACTGCCCGGGTGTAACCGATTGCAGCAGCACGTACATGCGTTGGTGCAGGGCATGCAGTAACGTTAATGCATTGTTGACGGGCAGTTGTGCATCCGCCATCTGTACCCAGTCGTTTTCTTCGTAGGCTTTTACGGTGGGGTTGTTTTCGCTGAGGGTGAGCTTCATGCGGCACAGCGCATTGATGTGGCTATCGCATACATGGTGCACCACCTGATGCAGCGTCCAGCCGCCACTGCGGTAAGGGGTATGCAACTGCGCTGCATCGAGGTTTTCGATGGCTGCCTCCAACAGTTGGGGCAGCTGGGCAATATCAATGAGCCATTCACGAAGCTGTGCCTCCGAAAAAGCCTGTGGCGCATACTGGCCAATGGGATAACGTGGGTCCATGTAGTAAATGTAAGGGAAGGGTTGGGAAAAATGAGTGACAATACATTTTGTATATCCGGGTGGATTGTACTAATAAACAATACAAAAGGCCAAATAGAATAGTGTTGATAATCAATAATGTTTCGTTAGGCCTTTTTTGAAAACAGTATCATATGTTTATGTGATACATGCCATCCTAACGACAGACAACTTAACCCTAATGACACAACTAGAAAAGCTAAACATAAGTTTGTCTAATTTCTCAAACGACACGACTCGTATATCTAAATTCATTGAGTCACGATTCACAGACTTGATTTTTTATCCCAGTATAATTTCTGCTGACATAGACTATGACAATTATTGTAATCTGCTTAAATCGATAAAAGACTATTCTTCGGAGCTGCCTTTTAATAGCGATACAAAAGTGATAAAGGAGAAATTGTATGATATTCCCGATATTTCGAAGGCCGACTTTAAGTATTACACATGGGGAGTTCCTGCTTATTTACTTTTTATATTATTGCCGCTTGGACTCTTCTCCTGGACAAATACTTATTTAAAACTTACGACCTTACAAAACAAATTAAAAGACATCGAAAGAGCATGTGGGACACTGACTTTTATGCTTAGAGCATTGACTAGCTGACAAGTAGCCTGACAAACTTCTGGCTAGCTCATTACTTTTGCTGCGAGTATATGCATACCGAGAACGGCATGTAACATTGGGTTTTATGCAAGTTGGGCAAGACATTGTAACATCAGCTAATAGCGATCCAAACTTCCTTTCAAGCAGACGAACAACAATCAACTTTTGTACATAAATTCATCAAAATATTTTTAATCAGTAGCGGTTGTCGGCAGACGGAATACTATTCTCCAGCTCTTCGGGATTTGCAATCCCGAAGCCGTATCGGCGGATTTGAAATCCGCAAATGCAAACAGCAATATGTTCGGGATGCAAATGTCGAACAGTGAAGGCCCTAAATACTTGTATCAAGATGAATAGTTATCTAAGAATCCGTAGTGCATTTTTTTTTAGCCGTTAGTTTATTATTCTCCAATTTGATGTACGCACAAAAAGCGGAAGACTTTATTGGTGATTGGAAAATAATTAAGGTTGAGCTTTCGCCAAATGCTGAGCAAGAGGCGAAACAATTTTTTTCAAAGCTGAATGCCATATTTCTGAAGTCTACATTTCATTTTAAACCCAATAACTCATTTTCTTTCGATAGTCCCGATGAAGACCTATCCATAAAAGATGCAGTATGACAATTCGATATAAAGAAGCAAACCATAAAGGTAATGGAGCGAAAATCTAAAGGCACTCCAGGACTATTGATGGGAATCATTGTGAAAGAAGCAAATGGAGGTTACTTGTTTCTCATGGAAGAAACACCTGTAATACTAACCGTTGTAAAAAAGACTTAAACAACATCCTAACCTTTCTCAGTGTATCGTCGATAGTTGCCATCCGAATTATGTTCGGGATGGCAAATCCCGAACAGCGACTAGTATCACACAATTTCAAACATGTATCTAATCATAATCGTACTGATAATACTCTTAGTGGCGGTATGGCTAGTCAGCAAATTTTTATACCAGCAAATAGCTCTACGAACTGAAAACAAATGGCTGCGAATGATTTCGCTTTTACCATCGGCTGCATTAGTTTATATCTTGTACACAGCAGTATACCCTGGCGAGGATTTTTATAAAGAAGATTTCAAAGAAATTACAGGACTTGAATTTCCTCATAACGGCAAGATACTTTACAAAACAGCCAGTTTCCCAGACCAGTTTGGTGATTATGCTTCAACAGCAGTTGTTCATGTTTCACTCTCCTTTTACAGCAAGTTAGAAGATCATCTGCAACAAACGATCACTCACAATCAAAAGAACGAATGGTTTAAAAGTCAATTCGACAGCATTGCCCAAAAAACAGTTCAACAACCTATCGTTCGTTACTTTTATTGGCAGCCCGAAGACGGTAAATACTTTGGAGTTGGATTTTTAACAGACAATCAATCAGTGATTGTACATCGCACAAGCTTGGTAACTACAGTTCTTAGTTCGAGTTTTACAATCACTCTTTTCACTTCTATTTATTTTATGACTTTTTCTAATTCAAAGGCAGGCCCCGGTAATCTGGTTTTAAAAATACTGTTGGTTGTTCTCGTAACCACAAGTTGCAGACTTTCAAGGTCAGATGTGATTGGCAAATGGCAAGTATCAAAAACAGATACACTTTATATACATGCTGACAACAGCTTTATTTTAATTGACGCAACTGCCGATCTTACTCCATCGAATGGCAATGACACGAAAAAACCAAATGTAGACGGAACATGGAAGATTTACAAAACGACTCTTGCTTTTACTTTTAATGACTCCACACAACGATTTAGCGGCAACTGTAAATCTTATCAGTATATGTGGTTGAAAGGAACGAAAAGAGCATTGGTGAGGCCAGTTACATGTAATAGTCCAACGAACCAATTTGTAGCTATGACAAAAATTGAATAACACTGACGTTTCAGAATTTGATATCCGCAAATGCAAGCAGCAATATGTTCGGGATGGCAAAGACCGAACAGCAAAGCAAGAAATGTGTATTCGTATCTTTAACCAGCTGCAACACTAGGCAAACAGCACACAGCAAGTTCCTGCATCGCCCATATTGTAATCCTGTATACAAATGCAACTAAAAGTGAAGACTCGAATTCATTTCAAAATATTTCTTTTAACAGGACTAATCTTATCAATACTTGGATTTGTGTCATTTGTGGGACTAATGTCAGCCAAAGAAGAATCCTCTATTAGTGCCAATATTTGTTATGCTTTATTCTCAATTATCAGATTTCCAACACACACACTTTTCTGGGATACTTTTCAGGATTCTGATTTGTATGCAATTGGTATTTTCTTAAATATTGTTTTGTATTCTTTCTTGGCTGAAAGATTGTTTTATATCACTCGTCGATTAAAAAATAAATAATAACCAGATGTTTAGGCTTTCAAATTCAGCTCTTCGGGATTTTTAATCCCGAAGCCGTACCGGCGGATTTGAAATCCGCAAATGCAAACAGCAATATGTTCGGGATTACAAATCCCGAACAGCGATTCATCCAAAGACAGTCATCCCCTCCCAGCTCTTCGGGATTTGCAATCCCGAAGCCGTATCGGCGGATTTGTAATCCGCAAATCCAAACGACAATATGTTCGGGATTACAAATCCCGAACAGCGATTCATCCAAAGACAGTCATCCCCTCACCTTTCATCATTTCCCCTTTTCCTTTCCGGCAAGCAAGGCTTAGTTTTAGCCATCACCAAAACAACCACGATATGCCGGCCATACATCCGCACATCAATTTCAATGGCAATGCCGAAGCGGCTTTTACTTTTTACCAATCGGTATTTGGCGGCAGCTTTAGCAGCCTGGTCCGTTTTAAAGACATGGCCGGTGCCGGTTTTCCCGTGGCCGACCATGAGGCCAATAAAATCATGCACATTGCCTTGCCCATTGGTCCACAGCACCTGCTGATGGGCAACGATGTGCCCGAAATGCTGGGCACGGTAAATGAAAGGGAGCACCGCAGTAAAATTGTCATCAGCGCCACTAGTAAGGAAGAAGCCGAGTGGTTGTTCCATGGCTTATCGGCCGGTGGCAGCATCGAAATGCCCCTCGACCAAAGCCCCTGGGGTGCTTATTTTGGCATGTTCCGGGATCAGTTTGGGATTGAGTGGATGGTGGAGTTTGCGGGGAATGGGGAATGATGAATTAGGAATGATGAATTGGGACGACTGACTACGATACTTGTTTCTTGCCCTTCGACATCCCGATAGCCATCGGGATCAGGGCAGCAACTTTCCAACCTACCAACTACCAACCACCAACTACCAACTACCAACTAAAACAGCAGGCACCATGGCGCCTGCTGTTTGCATAAATGTATGGTAGTGCCTTACTGGCCGCCGCCGGAAATGATATCGAGCAGTTCTACTTCGAAGATGAGCATGGAACCACCGGGAATGGTGGGCGGCATGCCCTGGGCACCGTAGGCCAGCTGATACGGAATGTAAAACTTGTAGATAGAGCCAACAGGCATCAGCTGTACGCCTTCGGTCCAGCCAGGAATAACGCCGTTGAGCGGAAACTGCGCCGGCTCACCACGGTCGCGGCTGCTGTCGAACTTGGTACCGTTGAGCAGGGTGCCGGTGTAGTGCACTTTCACCACATTGGTATCCTTGGGCATGGGGCCGGTGCCGGCTTTTACCACTTCGTACTGCAAGCCACTGGGGGTTTCTTTTACCTCGGGGCGCTTCTTGTTTTCAGCCAAAAACTTCAGGCCCTCATCAATGGTGGGCTGAATTTTCTTTTGTGCAGCTTCCTGCAACTTCTGACGCAATGTTTGATCTGCCATTTGTGGAGTCATTAAAGGTTCTTTATTCTCAATCACTGCTTTGAATGCTTCGAGCAGTGCGGTGTAGTTGAGCTTATCAATGCCCTGCTGTTTGAAGAAACCACCATCGAGCACACCCAATGCGTAGCTCAGGCTGTCGAGGCCGTTTTTGAGCACCAGTGCCGGCTTGGCAGCAGCGGGTTTGGCGGGCGTGGTTTTAGCCGCTGGTTTGGCAGCTGGCTTGGCGGGAGTTTTGGGCGCAGGCTTGGTTTGCGCCATGGCGCCGGCCAGTACAAGCGTGGCGGCGGCAGAAAGGAACAGTTTTTTCATTGTGGTATTTAAAATTATCGGTTGTGTATATGTGTTGTGTCAGTCTTCCCGCAAGGCATGGCCTGTGAGTTGAATGAACACATCTTCGAGATTGGCTTTTTTCACTTCGCGGATGCGTTCAAAACCAGAGTCTACCAGTTTATCAATCATGGCATCGGGCGAATCGATGGCGATGATGGTACCCGCATCCATAATGGCCACACGGTCGCAAAGCACTTCGGCTTCGTCCATGTAATGCGTGGTGATGATGACCGTGGTGCCTTCGCTGCGGATGCGCTTCACCAAATCCCACAGGTTGCGGCGGGCCTGCGGATCGAGGCCGGTGGTGGGCTCATCCAAAAAGATAATGCGGGGCTTGTTGATGAGAGTGGTGGCAATGGAAAAGCGTTGCTTTTGACCGCCACTCAGCTCCTTGTATTTGGCCTTGGCTTTGTCTTGCAGGTTTACCTCGGTGAGCAAGGTAATGGGGTCTACTTTTTGGTTGTAGAGACCGGCAAACATTTCTACCAACTCGGTAAGGTTGAGGCCGGGATAAAAGCCGCTTGTTTGCAGCTGTACGCCAATGATTTTTTTGATTTCGTTGGGCTGTGCATCAAGGTCGAACCCGTCAATCATCACCTTGCCGCTTGGTTTTGGAGCGGAGGGTTTCCATGATTTCGAGGGTGGTGCTTTTGCCGGCGCCATTGGGCCCGAGCAAGCCAAATATTTCGCCTTCCTGCACGTCGAATGAAATGCCTTTGACGGCTTCAAAACTGCCGTAGGATTTGGTGAGGTTGGCAACGGAAATGATGGTACGCATAAATGGGAACAAGTGGTTCGCTACCGGCACTGAACTACTGCGCCAAGTGACCGCTGCAAAATAGGGAAAAAGCGGCATGCGGGTTTGTTGGGACGCGGATTTGTTGGGACGCGAAGATGGGACGCGGATTTGTACGGATGGGTATGGATTTTCGCTGATAGTATAACTGTCGCAGGCATCCCGGCCTGTGACTGATGTGTTACTAAGACAGCAACAAAATAATTTGGCCACAGATGCACAGATTATTGTGAAGGCTATTGCAAAGCCCTGAAGTGAGTGTAATCATTCGATGTGGTTTATATTCTCAACAGAGTAATGAGCCGTCACAGGCCGGGAGGCCTGCGACAGGATGGGACAGCAACAAAATAATTTGGCCACAGATGCACAGATTATTTTGAAGACTATTGCAAAGCCTTGAAAGGGCGGTAATCATTCGATGTGGATTCTATTCTTTGCCGAGTAACATCCCGTCACATGCCGGGAGGCCTGCGACAGATGAGTAAGGATTTGCACGGCTGTTTTTTTCTATCATATAACATCTGTCATCCAACATCTAATACGTTGGGACGCGGGTTTGCACGGATGAGTTAGGATTTGCACGGATGCATCCTAACATCTAACATCTGTCATCCAGCATCTCTCCCGTCTTCCCATCAACCACCAACTACCAACCACTCTCTATCAACCATCAACCCTTTTCCTGCAGGCACTGCAGCAGTTCTTCCATCATGAGTTTGCTGCCAATGAAAAGGGGCATGCGCTGGTGCAAGGAGGAGGGTTTGATATCGAGGATGGGCTGTACGCCATTGCTGGCCATACCGCCGGCGAGGTGTACAATAAAGGCCAGCGGATTGCATTCGTACAACAACCGCAGTTTGCCCTGTGGCTTATTGCTGGTGCCGGGATACATAAAGATGCCGCCTTTGATGAGATTGCGGTGAATGTCGGCCACCATGCAACCAATATAACGTTCAGTATAAGGGCCGCCCTCTTCTTTGGTTTTGCTTTCGCAGCGTTTGAGGTATTCCTGCACACCGGAGCTAAACTTGCCGTAGTTGCCATAGTTGGCACTGTAAAACACGCCTTGTGGCGGGCACTGCATGTTGGGATGGCTGAGGCAAAACTCACCAATGCGGGGGTCGAGGGTAAATCCGTTGACACCGCGGCGGGTGGCATACACCAGCATGGTGCTGCTGCCATAAATAACGTAGCCGGCGGCCACCATTTTATTGCCGGGCTGCAAAAAATCTTCCAGCGTAACCGGCTGTCCCAGTGGCGACACCCGTTTGAAAATGGAAAAGATGGTACCAATGTTCACGTTCACATCAATATTGCCACTGCCATCCAGCGGGTCCATCAGCAGCACGTATTTGCTATTGTTGCTGATGGCATCGTTGAACACCACAATATCATCATTTTCTTCGCTGCCCACACCCGCACAAAAAATGCTATGGTTGAGCATATCAATCAGGGCATTGTTGGCAAAATCATCCAGCTTTTGTACTTCTTCGCCCTGCACATTTTCTATGCCTACGGCACCGAGAATGTCGGCCAATCCTGCACGGTTCACTTCGGCATTGATGCGCTTACACGCTAAGCCAATGCTCCGCAACAAACCGCTCAATTCACCCGTGGCCTGCGGAAAATTGCGCAGTTCCTGAATGGTGTATTCATCAAGCGTCATGAGTTTGCGGGAGTTGGTCATATGCAGTGTTTTTTTGGTTTTGGTAAAAGGGATAGCAGGCCATGCATGCCTGCATGAAAAAAGTGTTTTAATACACATCAACCAACTGCAAGATGCAAAGGCCGACTCCGGCAAAATAACAGCAATTGAAGGGAATAACTTTCCTGTTTTAATGTGTACAGCACACACAGCACAGTGACTGCAAGCCTGTACATTTGCGGCAAGTTTTTGTTATTTTCATTTATACAGACAACGGATATCAACATCATGCAGGTACATAAATTTGGCGGCGCCAGTTTGCAGTCGGTAGAGCGGTTTGAACAAGTTGCCAACATCATTGCCACCGCCCTAGCCCGGCCTTCAGTTATTGTGATTAGTGCCATGGGCAAAACCACCAATGCACTGGAAAAAGTAGCCGCAGCTTTTTTTGAACAACGCAATGCCGATGCCCTGCAATTGTTTGATCAGGTAAAACAACAACACCTCACCACCGCCAAGTATTTGCTGGTGCTTCACTATCATGAATGTGTAGCACAGCTCAACGATTTTTTTACAGAAGCAGAATGGTTGCTGCACGATAAACCGGTACGTGAATTTGATTACTACTACGATCAGTTGGTATGTATTGGCGAACTCCTGAGCAGCACCCTTGTTTCTTTTTACTTGAAAGAAAAAAAGATGGCCAATG
The Phnomibacter ginsenosidimutans genome window above contains:
- a CDS encoding ABC transporter ATP-binding protein codes for the protein MIDGFDLDAQPNEIKKIIGVQLQTSGFYPGLNLTELVEMFAGLYNQKVDPITLLTEVNLQDKAKAKYKELSGGQKQRFSIATTLINKPRIIFLDEPTTGLDPQARRNLWDLVKRIRSEGTTVIITTHYMDEAEVLCDRVAIMDAGTIIAIDSPDAMIDKLVDSGFERIREVKKANLEDVFIQLTGHALRED
- a CDS encoding ATP-binding cassette domain-containing protein, with the translated sequence MPLFPYFAAVTWRSSSVPVANHLFPFMRTIISVANLTKSYGSFEAVKGISFDVQEGEIFGLLGPNGAGKSTTLEIMETLRSKTKRQGDD
- the fbp gene encoding class 1 fructose-bisphosphatase — translated: MTNSRKLMTLDEYTIQELRNFPQATGELSGLLRSIGLACKRINAEVNRAGLADILGAVGIENVQGEEVQKLDDFANNALIDMLNHSIFCAGVGSEENDDIVVFNDAISNNSKYVLLMDPLDGSGNIDVNVNIGTIFSIFKRVSPLGQPVTLEDFLQPGNKMVAAGYVIYGSSTMLVYATRRGVNGFTLDPRIGEFCLSHPNMQCPPQGVFYSANYGNYGKFSSGVQEYLKRCESKTKEEGGPYTERYIGCMVADIHRNLIKGGIFMYPGTSNKPQGKLRLLYECNPLAFIVHLAGGMASNGVQPILDIKPSSLHQRMPLFIGSKLMMEELLQCLQEKG